From the genome of Solidesulfovibrio carbinolicus, one region includes:
- a CDS encoding cell division protein ZapA codes for MPKYSLSIVGLDLSFTTDAEPQRVEAARKLVEQRYNLLQAGGKTLGKEKLLAFVALGLADDMLLSNQQLDALHDRVGELLHKID; via the coding sequence ATGCCCAAGTATTCCTTGTCCATAGTGGGCCTCGACCTGTCGTTTACCACGGACGCCGAACCGCAGCGCGTGGAAGCCGCCAGAAAACTGGTGGAACAACGATATAACTTGCTTCAGGCGGGCGGGAAAACGCTCGGCAAGGAGAAATTGCTGGCCTTTGTCGCATTGGGTCTGGCTGACGATATGTTGCTTTCGAACCAGCAGCTCGACGCGCTCCACGATCGGGTGGGGGAGCTGCTGCACAAGATAGATTGA
- the zapB gene encoding cell division protein ZapB, which produces MDIFDALEQRVEALVARKKALEEENAALRAEVARMADEQKTVATRLDGLLEKLREEIEP; this is translated from the coding sequence ATGGACATTTTCGACGCCCTGGAACAACGGGTTGAAGCCCTTGTTGCCCGCAAAAAGGCTTTGGAAGAAGAGAACGCGGCGCTTCGGGCCGAGGTGGCCCGGATGGCCGACGAGCAAAAGACGGTCGCCACGCGACTCGACGGCCTCCTGGAGAAACTCCGGGAGGAGATTGAGCCCTGA
- the glmU gene encoding bifunctional UDP-N-acetylglucosamine diphosphorylase/glucosamine-1-phosphate N-acetyltransferase GlmU, which translates to MMQREGALALAAGKGTRMKSDAPKVLATLLGKPMLWYVARALSALFGDEVRAVVGHRAEAVEAAFPELAGRFVLQAEQLGTGHALACALPTLTAAGLTHVLVVNGDAPLVTDASLGAFLDAARNADADLAFVTISLPDPGSYGRVVRTGQGVAIVEAKDFDPAVHGQATGEINAGVYRLRLETIAPLLDRLSNANKSGEYYITDLVALAQEACLSVLPVSRGGDEAYLGINCPRELVAAEEILRRRIVDVHLDAGVLIRAGQSVRIGPEVVIGPGADLCGPLEIYGRTTIGPGTTVASHCRIEDAAIAPGATIHSYCHIAQARVASGCLVGPYARLRPGAVMEEGSHAGNFVEMKKATLGPGAKANHLTYLGDAEIGAGTNVGAGTITCNYDGVNKHKTVIGQKAFIGSNTALVAPVTIGDGALVGAGSVITSDVPDGALALGRARQVTKPRK; encoded by the coding sequence ATGATGCAGCGCGAAGGCGCTTTGGCCCTGGCCGCCGGCAAGGGCACCCGCATGAAAAGCGACGCCCCCAAGGTGTTGGCCACGCTTTTAGGCAAACCCATGTTGTGGTATGTTGCCCGGGCGCTGTCCGCGCTTTTTGGCGACGAGGTCCGAGCCGTGGTCGGGCATCGGGCCGAGGCGGTCGAAGCCGCTTTTCCCGAATTGGCCGGCCGGTTCGTGCTCCAGGCCGAGCAGCTCGGCACCGGCCATGCCCTGGCCTGCGCCCTGCCGACGCTCACCGCCGCCGGATTGACCCACGTGCTTGTGGTTAACGGCGACGCCCCGCTGGTTACGGACGCCAGCCTGGGCGCGTTCCTGGACGCGGCCAGAAATGCCGACGCCGATCTGGCTTTCGTCACCATCAGCCTGCCCGATCCAGGTTCCTACGGCCGGGTGGTGCGCACGGGCCAGGGCGTGGCCATTGTCGAGGCCAAGGATTTCGATCCGGCTGTCCATGGCCAGGCCACGGGCGAGATCAACGCCGGGGTCTACCGGCTGCGCTTGGAGACCATCGCGCCCTTGCTGGATCGTCTGTCCAACGCCAACAAGAGCGGCGAATACTACATCACCGATCTGGTGGCCCTGGCCCAGGAAGCGTGCCTGTCCGTGCTGCCGGTCAGCCGCGGCGGCGACGAGGCGTATCTGGGCATTAACTGTCCGCGAGAACTTGTGGCCGCCGAGGAAATCCTGCGCCGGCGCATCGTGGACGTCCACCTCGACGCCGGGGTTCTCATCCGGGCCGGACAGTCCGTGCGCATCGGCCCGGAAGTCGTTATCGGCCCCGGGGCAGACCTGTGCGGCCCCCTGGAAATCTACGGCCGCACCACCATCGGCCCGGGCACGACCGTCGCCTCCCATTGCCGCATCGAAGACGCGGCAATCGCACCGGGCGCGACCATCCATTCCTATTGCCACATCGCCCAGGCCCGGGTTGCCTCGGGCTGTCTGGTCGGCCCTTATGCCCGTCTGCGGCCCGGCGCGGTCATGGAGGAGGGTTCCCACGCCGGCAACTTCGTGGAGATGAAAAAGGCCACCCTTGGCCCCGGGGCCAAGGCCAACCACCTCACGTACCTCGGCGACGCCGAAATCGGCGCCGGAACCAACGTCGGCGCCGGCACCATCACCTGCAATTACGATGGGGTGAACAAGCACAAAACCGTCATCGGCCAAAAAGCCTTCATCGGCTCCAACACGGCCCTGGTTGCGCCGGTGACTATCGGCGACGGCGCGCTTGTCGGGGCCGGATCAGTGATTACTTCGGATGTGCCGGACGGGGCTTTGGCCCTGGGGCGCGCCCGGCAGGTGACAAAGCCCAGGAAGTAA
- a CDS encoding F0F1 ATP synthase subunit epsilon: MAKTFALQIVTPDRMVLQKDVDSVTATGVAGEFTALPHHVPFLAALSVGSLAYRENGRLNYVFVSGGFADVTAGKVLILAEAAELPEEIDIDRARKARERAEARLAATRQENIDYTRAKSALQRALTRMKLGNVPQTAGLGRP, from the coding sequence ATGGCCAAGACGTTTGCGCTGCAGATCGTGACCCCCGACCGGATGGTGCTCCAAAAGGACGTGGACTCGGTCACGGCCACGGGCGTGGCCGGCGAATTCACCGCCTTGCCGCACCACGTGCCCTTTCTGGCCGCCTTGTCCGTGGGGTCCCTGGCCTACCGGGAAAACGGCCGGTTGAACTATGTCTTCGTCTCGGGCGGCTTTGCCGACGTCACCGCCGGCAAGGTCCTGATTCTGGCCGAGGCGGCCGAGCTGCCCGAGGAGATCGACATCGACCGGGCCCGCAAGGCCCGGGAGCGGGCCGAAGCCCGGCTGGCCGCCACGCGCCAGGAAAACATCGACTACACCCGGGCCAAGTCCGCCTTGCAACGGGCGCTGACCCGCATGAAACTGGGCAACGTGCCCCAGACCGCCGGCCTCGGTCGGCCCTAA
- a CDS encoding F0F1 ATP synthase subunit epsilon, whose amino-acid sequence MAQLRLEIVTPDKLVLSQDVDYVGAPGLLGEFGVMANHIPFLSALGIGSLMYKVGGKANYVFVAGGFAEVSGNKVTILAEVAERPEDIDIERARRAQDRAKQRMDREKDKVDFARAQSAMQRAFYRMRVRENAH is encoded by the coding sequence ATGGCCCAACTCCGCCTTGAAATCGTCACCCCGGACAAGCTGGTCTTGTCCCAGGATGTTGACTATGTGGGCGCTCCGGGTCTGCTTGGCGAATTCGGCGTCATGGCCAACCACATCCCGTTCCTGTCGGCCCTGGGCATCGGGAGCTTGATGTACAAGGTCGGCGGCAAGGCGAACTACGTCTTCGTCGCCGGCGGGTTCGCCGAGGTCTCCGGCAACAAGGTCACCATCCTCGCCGAGGTGGCCGAGCGTCCGGAAGACATCGATATCGAACGCGCTCGCCGCGCCCAGGATCGGGCCAAGCAGCGCATGGACCGCGAAAAGGACAAGGTCGACTTCGCCCGGGCCCAGTCCGCCATGCAGCGTGCCTTCTACCGCATGCGCGTGCGCGAGAACGCCCACTAG
- the atpD gene encoding F0F1 ATP synthase subunit beta — MSATSGNVGKIVQVIGAVIDVEFPEGKLPNILNALDIKNVNNEFATDLVVEVAQHLGDNVVRCIAMDSTDGLVRGMTAIDTGAPISVPVGKGALGRILNVVGRPVDEMGPVDSKTFMPIHRAAPAFVDQSTSIQLLETGIKVIDLLIPFPKGGKLGLFGGAGVGKTVVLMELINNIAKHHGGLSVFAGVGERTREGNDLYHEFKEADILGKASLVYGQMNEPPGARARVALTALTCAEYFRDEEGQDVLLFIDNIFRFTQAGSEVSALLGRMPSAVGYQPTLGTDLGGLQERITSTNKGSITSVQAVYVPADDLTDPAPATTFSHLDGTLVLSRQIAELGIYPAVDPLDSTSRILDPNVLGGEHYGTAREVQSILQKYKDLQDIIAILGMDELSDDDKLTVSRARKIQRFLSQPFFVAAQFTGKEGRYVKLEDTIKGFREIIDGKHDELPEGAFYMVGDINEAVENAKKG, encoded by the coding sequence ATGAGCGCGACAAGCGGAAATGTCGGAAAAATCGTGCAGGTCATCGGCGCCGTTATCGACGTCGAATTTCCCGAGGGCAAACTGCCGAATATCTTGAACGCCCTCGACATCAAGAACGTTAACAACGAATTCGCCACCGACCTCGTGGTCGAAGTGGCCCAGCACCTCGGCGACAACGTCGTGCGCTGCATCGCCATGGACTCCACCGACGGTCTCGTGCGCGGCATGACCGCCATCGACACCGGCGCGCCCATCAGCGTGCCCGTCGGCAAGGGCGCCCTTGGCCGCATCCTCAACGTCGTCGGCCGCCCGGTGGACGAAATGGGCCCGGTCGATTCCAAGACCTTCATGCCCATCCACCGTGCCGCTCCGGCCTTCGTCGACCAGTCCACCAGCATCCAGCTGCTGGAAACCGGCATCAAGGTCATCGACTTGCTGATTCCCTTCCCCAAGGGCGGCAAGCTCGGCCTGTTCGGCGGCGCCGGCGTCGGCAAGACCGTCGTGCTCATGGAACTCATCAACAACATCGCCAAGCACCACGGCGGTCTGTCCGTGTTCGCCGGCGTCGGTGAGCGTACCCGTGAAGGCAACGACCTTTACCACGAGTTCAAGGAAGCCGACATCCTGGGCAAGGCCTCACTTGTTTACGGCCAGATGAACGAGCCTCCCGGAGCCCGTGCCCGCGTCGCCCTGACCGCGCTGACCTGCGCCGAGTACTTCCGCGACGAGGAAGGCCAGGACGTGTTGCTCTTTATTGACAACATCTTCCGGTTCACCCAGGCCGGCTCCGAAGTGTCCGCGCTTCTTGGCCGTATGCCCTCCGCGGTCGGTTACCAGCCCACGCTCGGCACCGACCTTGGCGGTCTCCAGGAACGCATCACCTCCACCAACAAGGGTTCGATCACCTCGGTCCAGGCCGTTTACGTGCCCGCCGATGACTTGACCGACCCCGCGCCGGCCACGACCTTCTCCCACTTGGACGGCACCCTGGTTCTCTCGCGTCAGATCGCCGAGCTCGGCATCTACCCCGCGGTTGACCCCCTTGACTCCACCTCGCGCATCCTGGACCCCAACGTCCTTGGCGGCGAGCATTACGGCACCGCCCGCGAAGTCCAGTCGATCCTGCAGAAGTACAAGGATCTCCAGGACATCATCGCGATTCTGGGCATGGACGAGCTGTCCGACGACGACAAGCTCACCGTTTCCCGCGCCCGTAAGATCCAGCGCTTCCTGTCCCAGCCGTTCTTCGTTGCCGCCCAGTTCACCGGCAAGGAAGGCCGCTACGTGAAGCTCGAGGACACCATCAAGGGCTTCCGCGAGATCATCGACGGCAAGCACGACGAGCTCCCCGAGGGCGCCTTCTACATGGTCGGCGACATCAACGAGGCCGTTGAAAACGCCAAGAAAGGATAA
- a CDS encoding F0F1 ATP synthase subunit gamma: MPALKDVKVKINAVRKTKQITKAMNMVASAKLRNAQSRIERFRPYADKFYEMLGELAKGADSSIHPLLEARAEVKTVLLVVITSDRGLCGAFNNNIINAALKVARAKTAEGKDVKIMCVGRKARDSFRRTSFEIVAAYVNEMAAFDFSLATRIGAEVIGGYVGGTYDEVTMAFGKFISLARQEPTLLPVLPLSPAEAGEVKEDVGAKAEYIYEPSVEGLLAELLPRFINVQIYRGLLDTSASEHAARMRSMDNATRNCDDLVSSLTLVYNKARQTAITKELMDIVGGSEALKG; this comes from the coding sequence ATGCCTGCGCTCAAAGACGTAAAGGTCAAGATCAACGCGGTCAGAAAGACCAAGCAGATCACCAAGGCCATGAACATGGTGGCCTCGGCAAAACTGCGCAACGCCCAGTCGCGCATCGAGCGGTTCCGTCCCTACGCCGACAAGTTCTACGAAATGCTCGGAGAACTGGCCAAGGGCGCCGATTCCTCGATCCATCCGCTGCTGGAAGCCCGCGCCGAAGTGAAGACCGTCCTTCTGGTCGTCATCACTTCCGACCGCGGTCTGTGCGGCGCGTTCAACAACAACATCATCAACGCGGCCCTCAAGGTCGCCCGGGCCAAGACCGCCGAAGGCAAGGACGTCAAGATCATGTGCGTGGGCCGCAAGGCTCGCGACAGCTTCCGGCGTACCAGCTTCGAAATCGTTGCCGCCTACGTCAACGAAATGGCCGCCTTCGACTTCAGCCTGGCCACGCGCATCGGCGCCGAGGTCATCGGCGGCTACGTCGGCGGGACCTACGACGAAGTGACCATGGCCTTTGGCAAGTTCATCAGCCTTGCCCGTCAGGAACCGACGCTTTTGCCCGTGCTGCCCCTTTCCCCCGCCGAAGCCGGCGAGGTCAAGGAGGACGTCGGAGCCAAGGCCGAGTACATCTATGAACCGTCCGTGGAAGGCCTCCTCGCCGAGCTCCTGCCCCGGTTCATCAATGTCCAGATCTACCGCGGGCTGCTTGACACCTCGGCCAGCGAGCACGCTGCCCGCATGCGGTCCATGGACAATGCCACCAGGAACTGCGACGACCTCGTCAGCTCGCTTACCCTGGTCTACAACAAGGCCCGGCAAACGGCCATTACCAAGGAACTGATGGACATCGTCGGCGGTTCCGAAGCACTCAAGGGATAA